The DNA sequence AGCCACTTCCTACTTCGTGGCCTCAAGGGGGAAGCCGACCAGGATGGCGATGGAGTCATCAGGGTTCAAGAACTTTACCGCTACATTGGGGAACAGGTTACGGCTTATACCCGCTTCCAACAAAGCCCCGTTATTCAGGGAAATTACGACCAACGAATGCCTGTTGCGGTACTCCGCTAAACTTGTTTTTTTAACAACAAGTGGCGGAGCTTACCCAATTACCTTGCTAACTTCATCACCTTCACAGTTCGCTGGCGGCCATCCTCTGCTTGTAGCTGTAGCAGGTAAACGCCTGCGGGATAGAGCTCAACATCTAGCGTAGCCTCGCCACTTACTGTGCCCCCATTCGCCAGTAAACGCCCTTGAAGATCAAAGAGCTTTATTGACAAGGTCTCCGTTTGCGGAAAACGAACCTTTAACCAGGCCGTAGTTGGGTTAGGATAAACGCTTATCTCCCAATCTTCCGGTAGTTCCTCCTCAGCCAACACCAACAGGTCATAATATACCTGATGGAATCCTTCGCCCAGTTCTAGTCCATTTTCGTGACGGCTAACTGCAATTTCACCTACTGTCCAATGCAGGTTGCCGACCAGTATATTTTGGTAATAATCGCCTGCGCTCCCCACTACCGTGCGCGGCATATCCTGAGCTGTAAGCATATTCATCAACAAGGCATTGAAGCCTAAAAAAAACAATAGATATTTTTTCATTTTGGTATTAGTATTGCGCAAAAAATAAAGTGTGATTTTTATTTCCGTACTGTTCCTTATTAATATTTCACGGAATCGCTCTTGCCGTCCTTACCTTATCCTCAACAAAACACCTACGACTAATAGGTACAAACCAAGCAGGGTCGCACGGCGCATCCCGATCTTTCATCCAGAGCATAAAACCCGGTACGTCCGCCGCCCGTTGAGGGCTAGCGGGCGTACCAGGTTATCTGACTACTCCCTAATAATAGCTTCTAATTGTTGTAAACGTTGCTCAACGGCCTTCATCAGTTCCTCCTGTGCGGCCTGTTGTGCCAATGCTTTTTCCAACGCATTTTCGAGTTGTTCGATCTGAACCTGTTGCTCCTGGATAGCCTGGATAGCCAACACCCCAAAACCACCGTAATTTACCGACAGTAAGCCTTGGTCTCGTTCGCCTTTTTGCTCCAGTACCAACTCCGGAAAAAGTGCTTGTACCTCCTGGGCCACAAATCCGATCGAGGTTTTCCCCTCCGGATTATTATCTCGATAAACATAACGAGACGGCTGTAGTGCCAGTACTTTCGTCAGGCTGGCCTCTAGTGGGTGAATGTCTTTCTTCAATCTCCGGTCTGAGGCAGCGGTATAAGCTCCTGTAGTCGCATCAAAAGAACCTCGGAAATTATTGTCTGCATAAAGTGAAAAAGCACCGCCTCCTGTCACATACTGCTCCCAATCGGATTCGGTACTGGCATTGTAAATATTGAGTCCATAAATGGATGACTCCACCACTCGTAACACGTAAGGGCTGGCCGTCACTGAACCGGACGCCGAAATGGATACGCCCGAGGTAATCAACCGTAAATCATCGCCACTACCGGCTGTAATAGAAGGTGCTGGAATACCATCAACAGCTTTGAGGAGCAGCGAACTACTACCACTGGTTAATTCCAGTCCTTCCTCATTGAAAGTAGCTACATCGGCACCCAAAATTTGCAACCGGATGGCATTATTCAACAAGTTACCCAACTGCATATCCGCCCCGTCATGAAAAAGGTAGCCATACCAACTATTGCCATTATAAAACTGTACAGAGGGTGTTCCGTCATCAAGCCTAAAGTCGCCCAACAGATGCAGTTTATTGCCAGGACTGGCCGTACCTATACCCACATTTCCACCATTGTAAAAGATGTTTGCACCACTCGTACTCCAAGGAGAGCTGCCACCCAGCCCAGACAAATTGACGCTGTTGCCGCCCGAAATCTGCAGGTTCGAACCACTCAGGCTGAGGCTTTGTAATTCGTTGGTAGTGCTGGCATCTGTAGCGGAGAGCACCCCGCCACTGATTTGAATACCCGCACCAGCAGTGTAGGTTCCTGCTGGGCCTTGTGGACCTTGAGGTCCTGTAGCACCCGTAGGGCCTGGATTTCCTTGTGGACCTTGTGCACCCGTAGCACCCTGTGGGCCTGGAGCACCCATTGGGCCAGCAGCTCCAACAGGTCCCTGTGGACCGGTAGCACCTATTGCGCCTGGTGCTCCTTGAGGGCCAGCAGGGCCAGGATCTCCCTGGGGCCCAACTGCGCCTGCGGGCCCTTGTGGACCGGTAGCACCAGCAGGGCCCGTTTCGCCAGGTAAACCTTGCGGGCCCGTAGCACCTATCGGACCCGGATTCCCTTGCGGGCCTTGGGGGCCAGCAGGGCCTGGAGTACCTTGGGGGCCTTGCGGGCCTTGTATTTGGCCTACGTTTACCCACATGGCTCCGTCCCAAACGTAGCCATCCCCATCGGCTTGCACGATATACAAATCTCCCTGCATACTGGTTGGAGGTAAATCAGCTACGGAAGCTACGGTACCAATAATTTGCACACCGGTACCATCTTGCCCAGCGGGACCTTGCGGGCCGATTGGGCCAGGCACTCCCTGAGGGCCTGTAGGACCAACTATTCCAGCAGGGCCCGTAGTACCTTGCGGGCCTTGTGGGCCAAGCGCCCCGGTAAGGCCTATCGGGCCTTGGGGCCCTTGCGGACCGGTGGGGCCAGCTACTCCTTGTGGGCCTTGCGGACCGGGATTTCCTTGCGGGCCGGTGGGGCCGGGAGCACCTTGTGGCCCTTGTGGGCCCTGAATTTGACCTACATTTACCCACATACTTCCGTCCCAAACATAGCCATCGCCGTCGGCTTGCACGATATACAGATCACCCTGCATGCTGGTTGGAGGCAAATCGGCTACAGTAGCTACCGTTCCCACAATTTGCACACCGGTACCATCCTGTCCGGCCGGGCCTTGTGGACCAGCTGGGCCAACGGGGCCTGGGAGCCCCTGGGCACCTGTCGGCCCCATCGGGCCAGTAGCACCAGGAGGGCCTTGTGGGCCAGTTGGCCCGGTAGCCCCAGCAGGAATATTCACTGCGTTTCCATTGGTAATCATAAGGTTGCCGGTGGTAGGGTCGTATACTAGTGTTTGGCTATCGCTGCCTCCAGGAAATGAAAGGGTTACAGAATTCCCATCCGTCAGGGTCAGCGTTTGTGTAGCGGGGTCATAAAGGAGGTTTTGCAACTCATCAGTGGGGTCTCCTCCCCCGGGACCACTAGCAGCTTCCCTGGCGTAAATGGCGTAGGGTACTGATAGTAATTGACTGGTTCCCAAATTTGTGTAATTGGTCCCACTACTAGGGTCTATATCTATTTTTAGATAATAAGCATGTGCGCCCCAATCCAGGTTGCTCATCATACCAGACAGTACTGAGCCGCCACCAATTTCAAGATCGAAAACGCCTAAAGGTGAGGTAGTAACTTCGTGCCGTTCGGCATAATCAACCAATCCAGAAACACCATCACGAACCAAGCTCACTCGGATCGCTAAATTTTCACTGAGATAGGGGCTGCCTCCGGCATCGCGGGCAACCGCTTGAAATTTGAATTTTTCTGGTGCCTGACTATAGACACTTCCGGCGCAAGCCAGTAACAAAAGCGCAAAGCAGAGTAATCGTTTCATAGGTACGGGAATTAGACTTTTCTTGTTAATGTTCATCCTGACCAGGTTTTAGAACCAAGAGGATAATTTGATTTTTCACAAAAGTCTTCCATCCCTCCAGGGGCAGATTGCTCATTTCAGACAAGAACTTGCCCATTCTGATAAAAAACACTGCATCAATCACATGATTGAAGACATTTACATTCGTAACATCATTACCTGGGAATACATTAACTTAGTAACCAACAAATCACCAGCGGCAAACCCCTTGCTGAAATCGGTACGATGCGGAACAAACTCAAATTGCTATTCCTGTCTATTCTTGTGTGCGTTGCCGGCAGCAGCCAGGATGCTCTTCAGCACTACCTCCATCTGGCCAACAATCCCGAACTAGGCAACTTATCGGCAGCCATAGCAGCCGCTCGTAAGTGTGTAGAACAGAGTGATCCGGCGGTCTTCCCGGAGCTTCATTGTCGATGCCGCTATGCCCTGGCTCGTAATTATTATGATTTGGGTCAACCTTGGGAAGCAGAAAGGGCTATCCTCCCTGCGATAGATTTAGCAACTGAAAAAAATCAAAAAGAACAGCTCTTCCATTGCTTGTTATTCCAGCAAGAAATCCTCAATTCCACAGATCGTCCGGAAGAGTCGTGGCCAATTTTGCAACGCTGCCAAACGCTAGCTACCACCTTAAACGACTCTTTACTGTTAGGCAAAGCTTATTATTCGATGGGCTATTTCATCTTATATTACAATAAGCTAGACGACGCTACAGGGATGCAATATCTTGAAGAAGCGCTCGATATTTTCACCCGTAAAGGGGATATAACAATGATGGCCCCTGCCATGCGGAGAATTGCACGCTACACCAAGGACAAGGTCAAGGCAGAAAATTATTTGCTGGCAGCTATTGATCTGTACGATCAACAAGAAGACGAGGTGAGCTTAGGGTGGGCCTATTACAATCTGGCCAGGTTTTATCGTGAGCAACAACAATTAACTGCAGCTAGGGCAGCACTCGAAGAAGCGCTAGCACTGCATCGTAAAAACGATTTAAAAGGAGGTGTTGCTGATATATTATTGGAAATAGGATGGGTTTATATTGCCCAACATGAAAGCCAGGCAGCCATTGCCCCCCTTCTAGAGAGTTTGCACCTAGCTCAAGAAATTCCTCTGTTTCCCAACATTAGGGATGCTACCGCTGCACTCGCTGAAGCCTATGCTGAATTAGGTGAATTTGACGAGGCGTACCATTATTTAGAGCAAAGCACAACCTATAAAGACTCTACCTTTCACGAAACCCTCAATCGACAAATTGCCGAGAGCAATGCTCGTTACGAAAACGAACAACTGGAAAAATCCATCGCTGAAAGAGAGCTGGAAATTATCAAGCAAAAAGACCTTCGCAACCGGATACTCGGAACCATGGGTTTTGTGCTTTTGCTGGCACTGGTTGGTTTTCAGATTGTTTATTACCGCCAAAAGCGGAATAAAGACAAAACCGAGCTGGCCTTAAAATTTCAATCAAGAGAAGCCGAAAGATTGAGAGCACTTAATGAGTTAAAGTCGAATTTCTTCACCAACATTTCTCATGAATTACGCACCCCACTCACGCTGATTCTCAGCCCTTTGGCAGATGTACTAGAACACATTAAAGGAAAGCCACTACAGACAAAACTAGGCATCGTACAACGCAATGCACAGCAATTACTAAACCTGGTCAATGAAATCATGGACTTGTCCAAGGCCGAAGTAGGGAAATTGACCACTCACGAAAGTCCTGTTCACCTGGAATCTTTGGTGAAAAGAATTTTTTCTTCCTACCAGTCATTGGCTGAGCTCCGCAATATCACTTACGAGTTAGTTTTCCAGTGCGAAGATTTGATGGTAGTACTAGACATTGATAAGTTTGAGAAAATTCTCCACAACTTGCTTTCCAATGCCCTCAAATTTACAGCAGCTCAGGGAAGGGTAAGTTTAACCGTTGAGCAATTTGAAAGTATTTACACCTTTACGGTGAAAGACACCGGGCAGGGCATTCACCCGGAAGACCAGGCCCGAATCTTCGAACGTTTCTACCAATCGTCCAAAAGTGATCATCTGCGTGGCGGCACGGGAATAGGTCTTGCGCTAGCCAAAGAACTCTGCCAACTCCTCGGCGGGCATATTACGGTAAGTAGTGAATGGGGAATAGGAAGTGCTTTTCAATTGAGCCTGCCGTTGAGTGTTGCGGCATCTTCCTCGTTAACAAAACTCGCACAACTTGAGCAAGAAGAAAAAACTCGCCCAACGCAACGTGTCCCCAACTACGCGCCACTGGGTATCCAGGGAGACAAAGCAAGGCTCTTGATTGTGGAAGATCACCCTGAAATGGGTAAATACTTGCTAGAAGTCCTTTCAACGCATTACCAATGTGTTTTAGCCCAAGATGGACAGCAAGCACTACAACAACTACGCCTTTCTGCATTTTCGGCCATCACCTCCGATGTGATGATGCCTAACATGGATGGATTTCAGCTTCGAGAAGCCATCAATAAAAAAGAAGAATGGCGACAAATCCCCTTCCTTTTGCTAACAGCTCGCCATTTGGAGGAAGATAAATTGCGCGGATTTCAACTTGGCATCGATGATTACATCACTAAGCCCTTCAGTACTAAAGAGTTACTCGCTAGAATCAACAACCTTATTGAAAACAAGCACAAGAGGGAAAAATTCGCTAGCAAAAACCAAGACACAAGCTCACTTTCTGTTGATCAGCATTTACTAAAAACACTGGAAGACACTTTACTGAGTAGACTGGATGAAGAAGACTTCAAAGTAGATGATTTAGCTGAAGCCATTCACTACAGCACTAAACAAATGGGGCGTTTGATAAAAAAGCATACGGGGCTTTCTTCCGTACAATTCATTTTAGAGGTTCGCTTACAAAAAGCTCGTACTCTACTAGCACAGCGCCAATGCGCTACTGTCATGGAAGCGCAGTTTGCCGTAGGTATTAGGAGTACCTCCTATTTTACCCGAAAATTCACGGAACGATTTGGTAAAAACCCGAAGGATTTCTTAAATGCCTAGTGCATGTCGAGGCTTTTTCTTACGCCAATGCCCTAAAAATCTGCTTGCGGTGATGGCGAAAATGCGCAGTGAAAAAACTAAACATCCCAGGAAAAGACAAGCGCCCAGCAAAGGGATGTTTATACACTTCGCGATCAAGGTAGCTTTCTTCCAATTGTTCTAAAAAGGTTCGAAGCAACTGGCGTTGTGCTTGGTATTGCGTTTTGATGTTCTCCAGCTTATCTTCTTTGGGTAAAGCGGAAGTACTAATCAGGGCAGGTGCTTTTACCTTTAAAGGGAAAAACAAGTACCAACGTACAAATACTGCTCTCGCTGCAGCTGCAAGCCCCGCCTTGGGTAGCTTCGGCTCAAAGCTGAGTTTCTTCTCACAATATTGAAGAGAATATTTTTCCGACAACAGAAGATGATTCAAGACCTGGGTAGCACTCCAACTTTCTGGTGCCGGGGAACGATTTAACTGTTCAGAAGAATAATGGTCTAATTCCGAAAAAAGTTGGTCTAGTTCTTTGTCCATCAAGGTTAATTGATCCAGGATCGCAGCTCGCATGATTATGATGATTTACACGGTGGTCTATTTGTCCAAGGTATTGATTGGCCAGAACAAAAAACCATTTTTAGGGGATAGTTTAATCTAAGGTAAACATTTATAGGAGAATCATCGCGTTTCCCCTTAGAGACGTTGCACTGCAACGTCTACCTACAAGCAGACGTTACAGTGCGCGGGTATTGTGAGTAGACATTACCATCCGGGTGTAACCATGCAGACGTTACAGTGCAACGTCTCTAAGGGTACGATAATTAAATTTTTATCATCCGCAATTGTCGGAAATCACCTTCGTGGGCAAGGCGCAACCAATAGACACCACTGCTCAACTGGTCGAGGTCATTTATTTCAATACGGTGTTGCCCCGAAGAAAAATAAACACCCAATTCCTGGCGAATCAGTTGCCCCTGAGCATTGAACAACTGCCAGTCTAATTTACCACCTTGGTCAAGCACTACATCTACGCGAAAAGCTTGCTGGAAGGGATTGGGGTATGCCTGAATATCCACAATAGGAGCCAAATCTTCCGCGCCATTGGTGCAATCCGTCTCGAAATAATAGATCGTCGTCTCACTGGTAGAACTGCTACATACCGTTTGTATTTGTAGTTCATAAGTGGTACAAAATTCGAGCCCTTGCAACACCAGGGCTGTATCCTGGGTAGCCTGCGACTCCCATTCAGCTGTTCCCAAAGGGCGGTAACGAACAATATACGCCAATGGGTCGCCATTGATCTGCCAATTCAGGCCAGCACTGGTGTAATTGCCTTCAATTTGTACGGCGATTGCCTCAGGGCAGGGAATAAAACCCGTAAAATAGGCCGTGATATCATCATTACTTTCCAGACTCATCTGAATAGCTGCCGCAAACTGGTCGGGGGCAAAAATATTATTGGCTGCTTCCCAGTACGCAAATTCGTGGCCTGCATTCGCCAGCGCTTCTAACTCAATCTCTATCCCGCCGTAATAAGTGGCAGCCCAGGGGTATACCAAGCCTTCTACGGTATTGGCACGTACCCGACCTGCTCCTGCTGGTTCTACGTTAATCATCAGTTCAAACGGGCCAGTAATACCATCATCTTCGTAGCAATCAATCATCCCATCAGCGATGACCGTACAGCGGGTCAACATATAGTTTCTTAAGTCTTCTACATTTTCTTCCCACTCTACCATGGTTCCGCCCCAGCGGTCGATCTGACGGGGCATTTCCGGGCGGATTCGGTCGATCATACTATCCAACAGTTCCAACATAAAATCACAGCCTAAATAAGTGTTGGTCAAATCAGCGTAGCGATTGATGTAAAGCGCAAAAAAATCAGGGTTTTCAAACAAGCGTGAAAAGATCGTCAAGTGTCCTTCAAAGTCCGTAGTCGGAGAAATAAATTCTATGTTACAAGGATCAGCCAAGGGCCCTTGATCAGGGATAAAAGTATAATTGATATAGTGGCCATACGTAGCGTCTTCATCCCAGAGGATGTAGCGCCAGCGTTGAGCTCCTCCATCAGGATCACGTCCTCGCCACCAAGCTGTATTCCAGTTGAGCCAGTCGGCAGATACATTGTGGGAGTGAAGAATGATGTAATCTAAAAGGCTCTCTACGTCCAGCCTTTCAGCTACGTAGGCATAGTTAGCGGGGTCGGCCATATCATTGGCACCAATATAGGCGGTCAACGCATCCCAATCATTGATACTCCCGTACTCTTCCCAGGTATTCCCCCAGGTCTTGATAAAATCGATTTCAAAGCGATTTTGCCCGTAATAGTAACTGGTAAAATCATGGTCATCTACCTTTTCACGGATTTCGTATACGCCCCAATAGCGCCCATTGACGAAGAGCACACAGGGTTCGTAAGTCCGCTCGTCCAGGTGAAGGTTGGCTTCCTGAGAAAGCGTATGGACAAAAGCATCTCGAATATGTGCTCCTCCTTCCTCGAAGGAATAATTGTCATTAGCCGCAGCTTTCAATATGAGTCGTTGAAATTTGTCCCGATCGGTCTTACCGGGGAATATTTCGTGCTTCACCGCATAATCATCGCCCAATTGGTCACGCGTAACGAAATCAATACCGCGTTGATCATAAAAATTCCACGAATCATTACCGTGCTTGTTAAAATCACCACTGGCATCCGCCACGCGATTACCTTCCGCCGTAAACAGTTCGAGCGTGCCAATGGGTTCCAAAAAGGTAGCACCATTGATCAATACCTCTACTTCATCACCAGCAATAGAGATCGTAGAAATCGTAAAGGTTTCATTAATAAAAAAGGTCTGATAATCCACAAAGCTGGGCGGTACATTAGCGTCTTCACTGTAAGCGATTGCTTTGATCACCGTTGTCGTGTTAATGGAAAAAGGGCCCGTATATGGCGTGCTGGCACTAGACGGTGTAGACCCATCTACCGTATAATAGATATTTGCATTGGGGTCGCCTACCAAAATACTTATTTCTGTTCCCGTTGGGTAAAATCCCGCAGCTGGCTGAATCGAAGGTTTCGCAGCATATTCTGGTCGAGCATCAAGGTTAATCGCATTAGGACTTGGATTCACAAACACATACCAATCACTTCCTCCATCGGGAAAGCGCCCACGGGAGTGCCCGGCCTGATTGGGGATATCCAATTCGTGGCTATCCAAAATATTTCCGGCTGCATTGGCCAGTACGACCGCTTCACTATTCTGCGTTTGGGTAATTTTAAAATTGGTATGCCACCTCGCCCCATCAAACTGATCGCGGCTAGAGGCCCACACTTGAAAATAACCATTAGGCGGTATAATCGTACCCGCAGGAATTTGCCATTTCGTGGGATTATCTAGCTTATCACTCAAGTAATAACCACTGATATCTACCGCTACATTGGCAGGGTTATAGAGCTCTATCCAGTCTTCATCACCACCAAAGGCGTCAAAAAACTGTCGGTAATTACTTGCCGAAAATTCGTTGATCACTATTTGGCCAGATAGGCAAGAAGTTGCTGAAATCAAAAGTACAAAGAAGAGGTAGTTCTTATTATTCATATCGCTGGAGCAAGTTTATATCAGGAAAGATAGTTTTTTCAGGAAGGTTTCCACGGTGTAATTTACATTCTGTATTACCTTTGACAAATGATTCCCCTTCCTTGGTAATTTTCTAATCAGAAGGTGAGCAAGAAGCCAAAACAATACGACAAGTCCATGCTATCGGTCAACAGTGATGAACACTTCATGCGCCAAGCACTCAAACAAGCTCAACTCGCTGCCGAAGCTGGAGAAATCCCCGTGGGAGCGATTGTGGTGGCCAACCAGCAAATTATCGCTCGTGGTCACAACCAAACGGAACAATTGACCGACGTCACCGCCCACGCGGAAATCATCGCGCTTACCGCTGCCGCCAATTACCTGGGCGGAAAATACCTTCAGGGCTGCACCCTCTACGTCACGCTCGAACCTTGCGTCATGTGCGCTGGTGCACTTGCCTGGGCCCAGCTCGACCGCCTGGTCTACGGTGCCGGCGACGACAAGAGAGGCTTCATGCGTTTTGGCAAAGAGCTGCTCCATCCTAAAACCAAAATAGAGTACGGCGTGCTGCACGAAGAGTGTAGTATTTTAATGTCGAGCTTTTTTCAGGGTAAGCGTTAGTTTTTTGCATCTATCTTAAAAAGACCTTCATTAGATTTGCAATTATCTATCAGTAACCTTACCATTCTCCTTGGCGTTTTGCAAGGCATCGTACTTGGGTTTATCTTCCTTGTTTCTCCTTATTTCCGTAGCCAGGCCAATCGATTTTTGAGTTACACCTTTTGGACAACAGCAATACTGGGTGCCAATTACAGTATTGTCATGTCTGGGATCCAAAACAATTGGTTCACCTTAGTATATGATATCATGTGGGAATACCTTTTCCCTACTACCCTGCTCCTCTATTTTGCCTATGCCCTTGATCACCCGCTTGCCAAATCAGCTAAACAATACTGGCTCTACTTGCCTTTTACTCTCACCCTCCTGATCAATGTTATTATTGACTTAGATGTTGACTTCCATCTTTATCACTTCTCGCTTCTGCATAATGATCCTCTTATTCAAAGTTATTACCTTTTCGAAGACGCTGGCACCGTCATTTTTGCCGTATTTACCTTTAGCTGGTCTTGGCAAATGATTAAAAAATATCCTCCTAAGTTTGCTACCTCCTGGTTCCGAGAATTCTGGTGGTGGTCAACGGGAGTAATGCTACTCTGGATTGGATTGTGGTTATGCTACGAAGCAGCTCAGAAAGATTATGAAGGATACATTTTTGCTGCTGTAAGCATTCTTTTTTTCTGGGTGACCTACCGAGGCGTACTGCAATTCAAACTGGCCGAAGAAAAGTTCGAGATTCGTAAAATTTTATCGACTTATCTCCAAGACCAAACAAACGATTCATCAGCGACCACGGAAACAACGCCTCCACAAAACCTCTACTTTCATCGCCTGGAACAACTAATGCAAAAAGACCACCTCTACCGTGATCCCCAACTTAATCGTGACATGGTCGCAAAAAAACTGGGGATCAGCAGTGGCTATCTTTCCCAACAACTAAGCGCCTGTTGTGGCAGCAACTTTTCTGAATACACGAACCAATATCGGGTAGAAGAGGTAAAACGCCTACTGCTCGACCCTACCTTCAGCACCTACAGCTTATTGGCCATTGGTTACCAGGCGGGTTTCAATTCCAAGTCTACTTTTTACGCTACCTTCAAGAAAACAACCGGACTTTCTCCCAGCGCTTATCAAAAGCAGTTCAAGGACCTCTCCTCCTCCCAAGCGTCCGGCAATTGAGCTATAAACATAGCTACTTTTACAAAAATCCTTGAAAACTGGAGCCTTTCAGACCTGTAGTTAACAATTTCGGACGCCTTTTTTCCCTAAAGACCTCATGTTTGTGTCAATAACAAAAATCAAATGGCATCATGAAATCACCACTGCTCCTGGCTTTCTTCTTTGTGGTTCTCTTACCCCACTTTCTCCTGTCCCAGGCTGAAAACCACTGGGGTATTACCGCGGGCTGGTCACAAGCTTACGTGCTAGACCAGCATACCTCCCCTTTACTTTACCGATCTGATCTACTCAATGTTGGGAGTAGTTTCCAAAGGTCAGGCAAGTTCTTATTACAACTTTCTTTCCTGCTCCAACTTGGTAATCATCAGGCCCATCATCTTGGCAAACGGTCGGGTACCTTCAACGAAACACCCGATCTTTTTGGCAACCAAGACTCCTATGACTTTGTCGTCAATCCCTCCTTGTCTCGCTTCGGTGGCAGTTTTCACCTTCGGGTCATCAAGGAGATTACTGATCATTCTTCGGTGGGTGCTTCTATCAACCTTCGCTATGATCTGGCGGGTATGAGCGGCGACACCTGGCAGTATGCACAGATCGATTTCGCCCCTGAATACCAATACCAACGGCCAATATCATCAGGACAGCTACAGGCTCGTTTGAGCTTACCTGTCGTTGGCGGTGTGGTTCGCCCCAATTGGGCAGTTGATCCCTCACTGCCCGATGAGACCAATTATTTCAAGGGGTACTTACGTAAGGGAAGCAAGATGACCAGCCTCCGCCGCTTATTCAATCCTCGCTGCCAAATCGGCTACAACCACCCGCTCTCCAAAGGAAAAACCCTTGGCATCAACTACCAACTCGCCTGGTTAACCTACTCCTTCCCGCGTCCATTAAAAATGTTTGAGCAAGGTCTTCAGCTTCAATATTTTTGGTAGGGCGTGCCCCCGCCATCGGGGTATCCCCTTTCATTCTTTCACCCCGGCGGGGTCGGTCCCTTCCAGGTTCGGCCTTCGCCTCAGCCCTGTGGGCTGGCCCTTCACCGGGCCACCTTCCAGGCACCTCACGCAAAAAAAAACACCATGAAAAATACTGCTTTTCTAATTCTGCTTTTCCTCTCCTTCTTTGCTTGCGAAAAAGTCATATTTGACCTTACCTACAGTAACCAACCCGTTGACAACTTTGAATCCATGTGGACCGAATTTGATCAACTGTACGGATTATTTAAAGTCCGCAACCTCGACTGGGACAGCGTTTACCAAATCTATCGTCCTCAAGTAGATAACGATATGCACGAAGGTGAACTGTATGATGTAATGGTCGGTATGCTCAGCGTACTTGATGACAGTCACGTAGGCCTTCTTCCCACCAATAGTGATTTACCCCAATTCCAGGGCGGCATTGGAGGACGCATTGATACCATCCGTGATTTCAATCTTGATATCGTTAAAGACAATTACCTCTCTGTGCCGATAGAGGCTGACCCCTTCACCTACGGATTTATCAATGACAGCATCGGCTACCTCTATGTCGCCTGGGAACCCGAGGAAAAATCAATCCATAAATCAATGCCAACCATCGTCGATTTTTTCCGCGATGCCAAAGGAATCATCATTGACATCCGCAGCAATACGGGCGGTGAAGACCGTGGAGGGCAGGCTTTTGCTTCTTATTTCACAGACCAGACCCGTTTGTACATGACTACCTCTATCAAAAACGGCCCTGGCCCTGACGACTTCACCCCTCCGGAAGAATGGTACCTTAGCCCGCAAGGCAGTCCTCTTTTACAACCGCTCGTACTCCT is a window from the Lewinella sp. LCG006 genome containing:
- a CDS encoding T9SS type A sorting domain-containing protein; its protein translation is MKKYLLFFLGFNALLMNMLTAQDMPRTVVGSAGDYYQNILVGNLHWTVGEIAVSRHENGLELGEGFHQVYYDLLVLAEEELPEDWEISVYPNPTTAWLKVRFPQTETLSIKLFDLQGRLLANGGTVSGEATLDVELYPAGVYLLQLQAEDGRQRTVKVMKLAR
- a CDS encoding tail fiber domain-containing protein, which encodes MKRLLCFALLLLACAGSVYSQAPEKFKFQAVARDAGGSPYLSENLAIRVSLVRDGVSGLVDYAERHEVTTSPLGVFDLEIGGGSVLSGMMSNLDWGAHAYYLKIDIDPSSGTNYTNLGTSQLLSVPYAIYAREAASGPGGGDPTDELQNLLYDPATQTLTLTDGNSVTLSFPGGSDSQTLVYDPTTGNLMITNGNAVNIPAGATGPTGPQGPPGATGPMGPTGAQGLPGPVGPAGPQGPAGQDGTGVQIVGTVATVADLPPTSMQGDLYIVQADGDGYVWDGSMWVNVGQIQGPQGPQGAPGPTGPQGNPGPQGPQGVAGPTGPQGPQGPIGLTGALGPQGPQGTTGPAGIVGPTGPQGVPGPIGPQGPAGQDGTGVQIIGTVASVADLPPTSMQGDLYIVQADGDGYVWDGAMWVNVGQIQGPQGPQGTPGPAGPQGPQGNPGPIGATGPQGLPGETGPAGATGPQGPAGAVGPQGDPGPAGPQGAPGAIGATGPQGPVGAAGPMGAPGPQGATGAQGPQGNPGPTGATGPQGPQGPAGTYTAGAGIQISGGVLSATDASTTNELQSLSLSGSNLQISGGNSVNLSGLGGSSPWSTSGANIFYNGGNVGIGTASPGNKLHLLGDFRLDDGTPSVQFYNGNSWYGYLFHDGADMQLGNLLNNAIRLQILGADVATFNEEGLELTSGSSSLLLKAVDGIPAPSITAGSGDDLRLITSGVSISASGSVTASPYVLRVVESSIYGLNIYNASTESDWEQYVTGGGAFSLYADNNFRGSFDATTGAYTAASDRRLKKDIHPLEASLTKVLALQPSRYVYRDNNPEGKTSIGFVAQEVQALFPELVLEQKGERDQGLLSVNYGGFGVLAIQAIQEQQVQIEQLENALEKALAQQAAQEELMKAVEQRLQQLEAIIRE
- a CDS encoding ATP-binding protein — encoded protein: MRNKLKLLFLSILVCVAGSSQDALQHYLHLANNPELGNLSAAIAAARKCVEQSDPAVFPELHCRCRYALARNYYDLGQPWEAERAILPAIDLATEKNQKEQLFHCLLFQQEILNSTDRPEESWPILQRCQTLATTLNDSLLLGKAYYSMGYFILYYNKLDDATGMQYLEEALDIFTRKGDITMMAPAMRRIARYTKDKVKAENYLLAAIDLYDQQEDEVSLGWAYYNLARFYREQQQLTAARAALEEALALHRKNDLKGGVADILLEIGWVYIAQHESQAAIAPLLESLHLAQEIPLFPNIRDATAALAEAYAELGEFDEAYHYLEQSTTYKDSTFHETLNRQIAESNARYENEQLEKSIAERELEIIKQKDLRNRILGTMGFVLLLALVGFQIVYYRQKRNKDKTELALKFQSREAERLRALNELKSNFFTNISHELRTPLTLILSPLADVLEHIKGKPLQTKLGIVQRNAQQLLNLVNEIMDLSKAEVGKLTTHESPVHLESLVKRIFSSYQSLAELRNITYELVFQCEDLMVVLDIDKFEKILHNLLSNALKFTAAQGRVSLTVEQFESIYTFTVKDTGQGIHPEDQARIFERFYQSSKSDHLRGGTGIGLALAKELCQLLGGHITVSSEWGIGSAFQLSLPLSVAASSSLTKLAQLEQEEKTRPTQRVPNYAPLGIQGDKARLLIVEDHPEMGKYLLEVLSTHYQCVLAQDGQQALQQLRLSAFSAITSDVMMPNMDGFQLREAINKKEEWRQIPFLLLTARHLEEDKLRGFQLGIDDYITKPFSTKELLARINNLIENKHKREKFASKNQDTSSLSVDQHLLKTLEDTLLSRLDEEDFKVDDLAEAIHYSTKQMGRLIKKHTGLSSVQFILEVRLQKARTLLAQRQCATVMEAQFAVGIRSTSYFTRKFTERFGKNPKDFLNA